In the Wyeomyia smithii strain HCP4-BCI-WySm-NY-G18 chromosome 2, ASM2978416v1, whole genome shotgun sequence genome, one interval contains:
- the LOC129723989 gene encoding uncharacterized protein LOC129723989 has translation MLKQLIALAGLFLFVLGSVNAQQRQDTEIASNTTMAPKQEETTSVASTTEGETTSVSNAPAVLAGEIMNALRREIERRRTERQKLIDERRENILKNLDNLSDRRRDYELRRLEKLQTSEEQRTARRDEVEARRVGRIPAREQKRIIKLRQERLLQSEPNEAENEVDGPGNEVPPKLASVIRSIVLIEEASGNVRLVDLGTEEGRRLASRVTGRVENEDERRAALAKLRLKRGQL, from the exons ATGTTGAAG CAATTGATTGCATTGGCTGGATTGTTCCTTTTCGTGCTGGGATCAGTGAATGCTCAGCAAAGGCAAGATACCGAGATTGCATCTAACACTACAATGGCACCTAAACAAGAAGAAACAACCAGTGTTGCTAGTACGACAGAAGGTGAAACTACATCTGTATCCAATGCTCCTGCTGTGTTGGCCGGTGAAATAATGAATGCACTAAGACGTGAAATCGAAAGAAGGCGCACAGAGCGTCAGAAACTCATCGATGAACGCCGGGAAAATATCCTGAAAAACTTAGATAATTTAAGCGATCGCCGAAGAGACTATGAACTCCGACGTCTCGAAAAATTACAAACCTCAGAGGAACAGCGCACCGCTCGTCGGGACGAAGTTGAAGCCCGCCGTGTTGGCAGAATCCCCGCCAGAGAACAAAAAAGAATAATCAAGCTGCGACAGGAACGTCTGCTGCAATCAGAACCAAATGAAGCCGAAAACGAAGTAGACGGCCCTGGCAATGAAGTTCCTCCGAAGCTGGCCAGTGTCATTCGCAGTATTGTACTGATTGAGGAAGCCAGTGGAAACGTGCGGCTTGTAGACCTTGGCACCGAGGAAGGTCGCAGGCTCGCATCTCGAGTGACGGGTCGAGTGGAGAACGAAGATGAGCGGAGAGCGGCACTGGCCAAATTAAGACTGAAAAGAGGCCAACTGTAG